The Neobacillus sp. PS3-34 genome has a window encoding:
- a CDS encoding cold-shock protein, with the protein MENGKVKWFNAEKGFGFIEREGGEDVFVHFSAIQGEGFKTLEEGQEVSFDVEQGARGPQAANVRKA; encoded by the coding sequence ATGGAAAATGGTAAAGTAAAATGGTTTAACGCAGAAAAAGGTTTCGGATTCATCGAGCGCGAAGGTGGAGAAGACGTATTCGTACACTTCTCAGCTATCCAAGGCGAAGGCTTCAAGACTCTTGAAGAAGGCCAAGAAGTATCTTTCGACGTTGAGCAAGGAGCTCGTGGACCACAAGCTGCTAACGTTCGCAAAGCTTAA
- a CDS encoding GNAT family N-acetyltransferase → MLYEAIYIPEGEPKPSRDVLNHPDISCCLSGWGRQGDFGLIAENSAGLNIGAVWIRLFEETNKTYGYIDEQTPILSMAVKPNYRGRGAGTLLMTEILKAARQAGYEKASLSVDPNNPALRLYERHGFKKTGESGTSWNMVTLL, encoded by the coding sequence ATGCTCTATGAAGCTATTTATATACCAGAAGGGGAGCCGAAGCCGTCAAGGGATGTGCTAAATCATCCGGATATATCATGTTGTCTGTCTGGCTGGGGAAGACAAGGAGATTTTGGATTAATTGCAGAAAATTCAGCGGGGCTAAATATTGGGGCAGTGTGGATTCGTTTATTTGAGGAAACAAACAAAACATACGGTTATATAGACGAACAGACTCCGATTTTAAGTATGGCTGTAAAACCCAATTACAGAGGCAGGGGAGCAGGAACTCTTTTAATGACAGAAATATTGAAGGCTGCTAGGCAAGCCGGTTATGAAAAAGCGTCATTAAGTGTCGATCCAAATAATCCAGCACTAAGACTTTATGAAAGGCATGGATTTAAAAAAACAGGAGAAAGCGGGACATCATGGAATATGGTGACGCTTCTATAA
- a CDS encoding GNAT family N-acetyltransferase — MNIVQLAKIDNLKELKTIDKLVLGNTSREFYIQKAIEKSRCFVASSAGVTAGFLTFDTNFFDHCFISLVIVHPLERRKGLASSLIKHFEKVAPTEKIF, encoded by the coding sequence ATGAATATTGTTCAATTAGCTAAAATAGACAATTTAAAAGAACTGAAAACCATTGACAAACTTGTCTTAGGCAATACAAGCAGAGAATTCTATATACAAAAGGCAATTGAAAAATCCCGTTGTTTTGTTGCCTCTTCGGCTGGAGTGACCGCTGGTTTTTTAACCTTCGACACAAATTTTTTCGACCATTGCTTCATCTCACTTGTCATTGTCCATCCATTAGAACGGAGAAAAGGCTTGGCAAGCTCGTTGATTAAACATTTTGAAAAAGTGGCCCCAACAGAAAAGATTTTTTAA
- a CDS encoding GMC family oxidoreductase gives MDFSQSKNTFDFIVVGTGPAGAVIAKTLTDDKKTSVLVLEAGENNDRDKPISDSRFAPELEEKFSPEYFWQGEGVPQPRVDEKSFEWTTGRLSGGGSSINGEQYVRPTSAVLKEWERLLGSWWSPEQANHAFKKLENYHGKSNSPEIHGFNGRINIRQTPDIPTSISKKLVSSIEQVTGLNKILDYNDPKTPLGPFTRWQLYQKTNGQRESSSTSFFSSDIMTPDGIGMNRRKLRVLYKSTALRILFKGKMAVGIEFLQEGKMVQVFARKKVIISAGINSAHLLMLSGIGPSKDLRHVGIPVVFDNSNVGKFLTNHTLNTATFTINQKDIPELQNDPYSLYTGGAFLPHPLTGNSNRNRAVQLLGFVAEEKLIIAILFLQAKSRGSIKIQSKDPLKIVLADEGFLENSYDLESIKEIYKTYIKKIALKFSDIDPTYQLINPSLETIDDDEQLETFIKENFGHNHHQQSSLRMAPINEGGVVDRYGSVHGVKNLIVADASIIPFTVDGNTSAAAYLIGYTIAKQLIHENSD, from the coding sequence ATGGATTTTAGTCAGTCAAAAAATACCTTTGACTTTATTGTGGTAGGGACAGGACCTGCTGGTGCTGTTATAGCTAAGACTCTTACAGATGATAAAAAAACTTCAGTTCTCGTATTAGAAGCAGGAGAAAATAATGATAGGGACAAGCCAATCAGTGATTCCAGATTTGCTCCCGAACTAGAAGAAAAATTTTCCCCAGAATATTTTTGGCAAGGAGAAGGAGTACCACAACCAAGGGTGGATGAAAAATCTTTTGAATGGACAACTGGCCGGCTTTCTGGAGGGGGCTCTTCAATCAATGGGGAACAGTATGTTCGACCTACATCTGCTGTTTTAAAAGAGTGGGAAAGACTTCTAGGTTCATGGTGGTCACCTGAACAAGCGAATCATGCCTTTAAAAAGTTAGAAAATTATCATGGAAAATCGAATAGTCCAGAAATTCATGGGTTTAATGGCCGTATAAATATCAGGCAAACTCCTGACATTCCAACTAGTATTTCGAAAAAATTGGTTTCATCCATTGAACAAGTGACAGGGCTTAATAAAATTCTTGATTATAATGACCCCAAAACTCCCCTTGGTCCTTTTACTCGATGGCAATTGTATCAAAAAACGAATGGACAGCGTGAAAGTTCTTCCACATCATTTTTTTCTTCAGATATTATGACTCCAGATGGAATTGGGATGAATCGTAGAAAATTAAGAGTTCTTTATAAATCAACGGCTCTTCGAATTCTTTTTAAGGGAAAAATGGCAGTTGGTATTGAATTTCTTCAAGAAGGGAAAATGGTACAAGTATTTGCACGTAAAAAAGTAATTATTTCAGCAGGCATAAACAGCGCCCATCTATTAATGCTATCAGGAATCGGACCCTCAAAAGACCTAAGACATGTCGGCATTCCAGTAGTTTTTGATAATTCCAATGTAGGTAAATTTTTAACTAATCATACGTTAAACACTGCTACCTTTACTATCAATCAAAAGGACATTCCTGAGCTTCAAAACGATCCCTACTCTCTTTACACAGGTGGTGCCTTTTTGCCTCATCCTCTTACTGGAAATAGTAATCGAAACCGTGCTGTACAATTACTAGGATTTGTTGCAGAGGAAAAATTAATTATCGCTATTCTATTTTTACAAGCTAAAAGTCGAGGCTCTATCAAAATTCAAAGCAAGGATCCCTTGAAGATTGTGCTCGCAGATGAAGGTTTTCTTGAAAATAGTTATGACCTGGAATCAATAAAAGAGATTTATAAGACCTATATTAAAAAAATTGCGTTGAAATTTTCAGACATTGATCCCACTTATCAGCTTATAAATCCTTCATTGGAAACAATTGATGATGATGAACAACTTGAAACCTTCATTAAGGAAAACTTCGGTCATAATCACCACCAACAAAGTTCACTACGAATGGCACCTATTAATGAGGGGGGCGTCGTGGATCGTTATGGAAGTGTACATGGAGTCAAGAATTTAATTGTTGCGGATGCATCGATTATCCCCTTTACTGTTGATGGCAACACTTCTGCAGCTGCCTATCTAATCGGATATACCATTGCAAAACAATTAATACATGAAAATAGTGATTGA
- a CDS encoding HD-GYP domain-containing protein, with amino-acid sequence MLNEWKRCKKGDEFCPVSFKKYGPFFWIPFMLSGIAAIVINYIFHSPLLLALYAYPVVLLSLIRVKNSLFALLGVVLLGTLILTRAPDHTLLSVIAAYAVLMAIVRRVVWISIRNYNGKNEQEDLLLNTVFSLAKTIDARDPYTAYHSSNVADYAKSIAREMGLSEKEIDSIYLAGLIHDIGKISMPDSILQKEGRLTEEEYTIMKKHPDEGYRIIKDIKRLQELGITDMVLYHHERPDGKGYPKGLKGDAIPLGALILGVADAYDAMTTNRSYRQKLAVETAANELTRNIGTQFDPIAANTLIQILIREGKLQKEDKSVVTSPLSLAN; translated from the coding sequence ATGCTTAATGAATGGAAACGCTGTAAAAAAGGTGATGAATTTTGCCCGGTTTCTTTTAAAAAATATGGTCCTTTTTTCTGGATACCTTTTATGTTAAGCGGAATTGCTGCTATAGTAATAAATTATATTTTTCATTCACCATTACTGCTGGCACTATATGCATATCCTGTAGTTTTACTTTCATTAATTCGTGTTAAAAATTCGCTCTTTGCTCTACTAGGGGTAGTTTTATTAGGAACACTCATTTTAACGAGAGCCCCTGATCATACACTCCTATCCGTTATAGCAGCTTATGCGGTTTTAATGGCGATTGTCCGAAGAGTGGTATGGATTTCTATTCGAAATTACAATGGTAAGAATGAACAGGAGGATTTACTCTTAAATACTGTTTTCTCATTAGCAAAAACAATAGATGCAAGAGATCCATATACGGCATATCATTCTAGCAATGTAGCAGATTATGCAAAAAGCATCGCGAGAGAAATGGGCCTTTCGGAGAAGGAAATTGATTCTATTTACCTTGCTGGACTTATTCATGACATAGGAAAAATCAGTATGCCGGATTCAATTCTACAAAAGGAAGGCAGGCTAACAGAAGAAGAATATACCATTATGAAGAAACATCCTGATGAGGGATATAGGATTATAAAGGATATTAAACGCCTTCAAGAGCTCGGCATTACTGATATGGTTTTATATCATCATGAAAGACCCGATGGAAAAGGCTATCCTAAAGGATTAAAAGGCGATGCCATTCCCCTGGGGGCTCTCATTTTAGGGGTTGCAGATGCGTATGATGCCATGACCACGAATCGATCTTATAGACAAAAATTAGCTGTGGAAACAGCAGCTAATGAACTAACCAGAAATATTGGAACCCAATTTGATCCAATTGCTGCTAACACTCTTATACAAATCTTAATTCGTGAAGGGAAACTACAAAAGGAAGACAAGTCAGTGGTAACAAGCCCATTATCACTTGCAAATTAG
- a CDS encoding EamA family transporter, whose product MIGANAIFPILGAAFIFHEHISAMHWSGIIVILGSALMIQYSPKTKGNTEYGPWLIRVLFAILSFGTLGILMKTSSYLHISSLNILICMYGGGSIYLAIRSIRSKEKWNRREAKMGIVSGLVSIIGYSSYFYALQDGTASIVFPIVSLNCLVVVLAGLWLFKEKLKVYQLVGIFSALLGIIFTKI is encoded by the coding sequence TTGATAGGTGCTAACGCTATTTTTCCTATTCTTGGTGCAGCGTTCATTTTTCATGAGCATATTTCAGCCATGCATTGGTCAGGAATTATTGTTATTCTAGGATCGGCGTTAATGATTCAATATTCACCGAAAACAAAAGGAAATACAGAGTATGGTCCGTGGCTTATCCGTGTCTTATTCGCGATATTGTCATTTGGTACTTTAGGAATTTTGATGAAGACATCCTCCTACCTGCATATCAGTTCATTGAATATTCTCATTTGTATGTATGGCGGAGGAAGCATTTACCTGGCAATTAGAAGCATCCGGTCGAAGGAGAAATGGAATCGTCGCGAAGCCAAAATGGGAATAGTGTCAGGGCTTGTCAGTATCATCGGGTATAGCAGTTATTTTTATGCACTGCAGGATGGAACAGCGAGCATCGTTTTTCCGATTGTTAGTTTGAATTGCCTTGTAGTCGTGCTTGCAGGTTTGTGGCTTTTCAAAGAAAAGTTAAAGGTATATCAGTTAGTAGGAATTTTTTCGGCTTTGCTTGGGATTATTTTTACAAAAATATAA
- a CDS encoding HAMP domain-containing sensor histidine kinase: MLATFEALIVDLFFILLIALLTELLFDTKKIPPKYHLPIYILTYFVALFFNMVFNVKFDGKFQIDLRVLVFVLAGLYVGFRCLVPLLIISLIYIGFVYPGEFMANVVTLGISSMAIWGLSLHFSSWRLRKKLLLPGATTIFTGLVIMKTVAYFYDFTTGYDSFIVAIYGGSIIIMIYSMEWVRNSIALKNRVQQSEKLELVSHLAASISHEIRNPLTVTRGFLQILEKEDFSIEKKKEYFTLAKSELDRAEGIISDYLTFAKPLSSKIELLALDLELKNVAEIISPLANMNSVSILINVERFQILGEKQLFLQGILNIVKNAIEAMETGGGTLLVATKDIGNSVRVEISDTGIGMSPDQIDRLGEPYFSTRGKNGTGLGMMVVYSIVGSMNGSIQVKSKPGEGSTFMLTFPKAHSLKAAE; the protein is encoded by the coding sequence ATGTTAGCAACCTTTGAAGCTTTAATTGTGGATTTATTTTTTATATTGCTGATTGCGTTATTAACGGAATTATTGTTTGATACAAAAAAAATCCCACCAAAATACCACCTTCCAATCTATATACTTACTTACTTTGTTGCACTTTTCTTTAATATGGTCTTTAACGTCAAGTTTGATGGCAAGTTTCAAATTGATTTGAGAGTATTAGTATTTGTATTGGCCGGATTATATGTTGGTTTTCGATGTTTGGTTCCATTATTGATAATATCTTTAATCTACATAGGTTTTGTTTATCCAGGTGAGTTCATGGCGAATGTAGTAACACTGGGCATTTCCAGTATGGCAATTTGGGGTTTGTCGCTTCATTTTTCCAGTTGGAGACTTCGAAAAAAACTGTTGCTCCCTGGAGCGACTACTATTTTTACAGGGCTTGTAATAATGAAAACTGTAGCTTATTTCTATGATTTTACAACGGGTTATGATTCCTTCATCGTCGCAATCTATGGAGGAAGTATCATCATTATGATCTATTCAATGGAATGGGTGAGGAATTCTATCGCCTTAAAGAACAGGGTTCAGCAATCAGAAAAGCTTGAATTGGTAAGCCATCTGGCTGCTTCAATATCTCATGAAATCCGTAATCCGCTTACAGTAACACGTGGATTTTTGCAGATTCTTGAGAAGGAAGATTTTAGCATTGAAAAAAAGAAAGAATACTTTACTTTAGCTAAGTCGGAGCTTGATCGGGCTGAAGGAATTATTAGTGACTACTTAACCTTTGCGAAGCCGTTGTCGAGTAAAATAGAATTGCTGGCTTTAGACCTAGAACTGAAAAATGTTGCTGAAATCATTAGCCCTTTGGCAAACATGAACTCGGTATCTATTTTGATTAATGTTGAGCGCTTTCAAATATTAGGAGAAAAGCAGCTTTTTCTTCAAGGCATCTTAAACATTGTGAAAAACGCAATTGAGGCTATGGAAACGGGTGGAGGAACTTTATTAGTTGCCACCAAGGATATAGGAAATAGTGTAAGAGTTGAAATTTCTGATACCGGGATAGGGATGTCACCTGACCAAATAGATCGTCTCGGTGAGCCCTATTTTTCCACGAGGGGAAAAAATGGGACAGGGCTTGGGATGATGGTTGTTTACAGTATCGTAGGTTCCATGAACGGGAGCATCCAGGTGAAAAGCAAGCCAGGGGAAGGAAGTACATTTATGTTAACCTTCCCAAAAGCGCATTCCTTGAAGGCGGCAGAGTAA
- a CDS encoding FAD:protein FMN transferase, whose translation MKKHNFHSMSTTVEISYSETIFPFQIEAVIDSFQFIENICSRFKDNSELSKLNRKIGLNVRVSEEFLKILKSALFHYHETEGLFNPGILNALEIEGYNESIEKVVRRPLCKPRTLKSGSLNGEPYVLDEVNHSVRLNTKIDLGGIAKGWAVDQAVKQLESFGYGFINAGGDLMVFGALPRPLRIAVENPFDSEKVLSSIRIQSGSVATSSTIKRRWNLEGEWKNHLIDPKTGYSVKNNLASSTVTAPSCVQADIWAKIVLLLGEEKGIEWKKNKNEQAVLINLKGEVLEGIRL comes from the coding sequence TTGAAGAAACATAATTTTCATTCGATGAGTACTACAGTTGAGATTTCTTACAGCGAAACGATTTTCCCTTTTCAAATCGAAGCTGTTATCGACTCCTTTCAGTTTATCGAAAATATTTGCAGTCGATTTAAGGATAACAGTGAGCTTTCAAAACTGAACCGAAAGATTGGTTTGAATGTCAGGGTTTCCGAAGAGTTTTTAAAGATTCTGAAATCGGCTCTTTTTCATTATCATGAAACAGAGGGACTTTTTAACCCGGGTATATTAAATGCCCTTGAAATTGAAGGATATAATGAATCCATTGAAAAGGTCGTTAGGAGACCTCTGTGTAAGCCTCGTACTCTAAAAAGCGGTTCATTGAATGGTGAACCGTATGTTTTGGATGAAGTAAACCATTCGGTGAGGCTCAATACTAAAATTGATTTGGGCGGGATTGCTAAAGGCTGGGCAGTAGACCAGGCTGTAAAGCAGTTAGAATCATTTGGGTATGGCTTTATCAATGCTGGTGGAGACTTAATGGTATTTGGGGCTTTGCCAAGACCATTACGAATAGCAGTTGAAAATCCGTTTGATTCTGAGAAAGTATTATCTTCTATAAGAATACAATCAGGAAGCGTGGCCACATCTTCAACGATAAAAAGACGATGGAATTTAGAGGGTGAATGGAAAAATCACTTGATTGACCCAAAAACCGGTTATTCGGTAAAAAACAATCTTGCTTCTTCCACTGTTACGGCTCCATCCTGTGTACAAGCAGATATTTGGGCAAAGATAGTATTGCTGCTCGGAGAAGAGAAAGGTATAGAGTGGAA
- a CDS encoding ring-cleaving dioxygenase, whose amino-acid sequence MILTGLHHVSILTGKAEKNYEFYTKILGMRLIKKGVNQDDTTSYHLFYGDAKGSPGTELTFFDFPGLGHTYPGVSSISSTFLRVKSTETLLFWKNRFEQLGVKHEEIKTRANRDTLAFDDFEGTKLILSADNGEVGVEPGQPWNQTQIPAEHAILGLGAVILTVAVSEPTAHVLTEVLGFRFVGSYPSLVGNFPDIEVYATGEGGAGAEVHIEKRPDLPRERLGRGGVHHVAFRVPNKDEFTYWVKRIQQSGFINSGKVDRFYFSALYFREPNGILFELSTDTPGFDVDESVENLGEKLSLPPFMEHKRNEIEAKLRPLELKK is encoded by the coding sequence ATGATCTTGACAGGATTACATCATGTTTCGATATTAACTGGTAAAGCAGAAAAAAATTATGAATTTTACACAAAAATATTAGGAATGCGCCTGATTAAAAAGGGAGTTAATCAAGACGATACAACCAGCTATCATCTATTTTACGGAGATGCTAAAGGAAGCCCTGGAACGGAATTAACTTTCTTTGATTTTCCCGGGTTGGGGCACACCTATCCGGGAGTTTCCAGCATCTCATCTACTTTCTTGAGGGTTAAGAGCACTGAAACACTCTTATTTTGGAAAAATCGATTTGAACAATTAGGAGTTAAGCATGAAGAAATTAAAACCAGAGCCAACCGCGACACCTTGGCTTTTGATGATTTTGAAGGGACCAAATTGATTCTCTCCGCAGATAATGGTGAAGTAGGTGTAGAGCCTGGCCAGCCATGGAATCAAACCCAAATACCAGCAGAACACGCTATCCTTGGGTTAGGAGCAGTTATCCTGACTGTGGCAGTTTCTGAACCCACTGCCCACGTTTTGACAGAAGTATTAGGATTCAGGTTTGTTGGTAGTTATCCTTCACTTGTCGGAAACTTCCCTGATATAGAGGTTTATGCTACAGGAGAAGGTGGGGCAGGGGCAGAGGTCCATATTGAAAAAAGACCAGATCTTCCCCGTGAACGCTTGGGGCGGGGAGGAGTTCATCACGTTGCGTTTAGAGTTCCCAATAAAGATGAGTTTACCTATTGGGTGAAGAGGATACAACAAAGCGGATTCATTAATTCTGGTAAGGTTGACCGATTCTACTTCAGTGCACTTTATTTCAGAGAACCAAATGGCATTCTATTTGAACTTTCAACCGATACTCCAGGCTTTGATGTAGATGAAAGCGTCGAGAATTTAGGAGAGAAGCTCTCTCTCCCTCCATTTATGGAGCATAAAAGAAATGAAATAGAAGCAAAATTGCGCCCATTGGAACTGAAAAAATAA
- a CDS encoding molybdopterin-dependent oxidoreductase, giving the protein MAPGQFETEKWPILHKGDVYSFNRTFWDFRLFGEVKEEVRLSFKEFMDLPKTITTIDMHCVTTWSKFGTTFEGIRISELLKLVELNEDVKYVKIYGYYNGDRFGYSANLPLEPLMGDDALFVYRWKDHHHDWQNLDPKHGYPLRFIPPETFYLWKGTKWVSGIRFMKEDEEGFWEELGYSMTANPFKEERFR; this is encoded by the coding sequence ATTGCCCCCGGCCAGTTTGAAACGGAAAAGTGGCCTATACTGCATAAAGGGGATGTCTATTCCTTCAACAGAACATTTTGGGATTTTCGTCTATTTGGTGAGGTGAAGGAAGAGGTTAGGCTTTCTTTTAAGGAATTCATGGACCTTCCAAAAACCATTACCACGATTGATATGCATTGTGTTACTACCTGGTCAAAGTTCGGTACAACGTTTGAAGGTATCAGGATAAGTGAACTTTTAAAGCTGGTTGAACTTAATGAAGATGTAAAGTACGTCAAAATTTATGGTTATTATAATGGTGACCGTTTTGGCTATTCAGCCAATTTACCTCTTGAACCTTTAATGGGTGACGATGCGTTGTTTGTTTATCGCTGGAAGGACCATCACCATGACTGGCAGAATCTTGATCCGAAGCACGGCTATCCGCTCAGATTTATCCCGCCAGAAACTTTTTACTTATGGAAAGGGACCAAGTGGGTGTCAGGAATCCGTTTTATGAAGGAAGACGAGGAAGGCTTTTGGGAGGAACTTGGCTACTCAATGACGGCAAATCCTTTTAAGGAAGAGCGCTTCCGATAA
- a CDS encoding HAMP domain-containing sensor histidine kinase, whose translation MAILSIAAVIIRGFYGIDFGFIETLLLYVPLAFYLWRQYPIFSNYSPNRRIFFSVCLGMIVSTITVLGMGFIKSPIYWFDALFAYMVIPPLGIGIISYSFEFVRRNIHMRHQLIKTEKLQAVEQMGAAISHEIRNPLTAATGFVQLLQDDFLPKQKQKEYLALVKEELKAAERVIQDYLTFAKPSLGAIQELNVKKELQQAIKILQPMANQNSVEISTNFSAVGFIQGDQQKFRQCFINVIKNAIESMPGGGYLSIGTEFSRYFVIIDIKDTGIGMTKEQLERLGEPYYSTKGSKGTGLGMMVVYSIVRALNGSIKVESAVGTGTRFLFKFPSSNPAFKDK comes from the coding sequence TTGGCCATTTTATCTATTGCTGCAGTTATTATTCGGGGATTTTATGGAATAGATTTTGGTTTTATCGAGACCCTGCTTTTATATGTGCCGTTGGCATTCTATTTATGGCGCCAATACCCAATCTTTTCAAACTATAGTCCTAACCGTCGAATTTTCTTTTCAGTTTGTTTAGGCATGATAGTAAGTACCATTACGGTGCTTGGAATGGGGTTTATTAAATCACCAATTTACTGGTTCGATGCCTTGTTTGCTTATATGGTCATTCCTCCGCTTGGTATCGGCATTATTTCCTATTCATTCGAATTTGTAAGACGGAATATTCATATGAGACACCAGCTAATCAAAACAGAAAAACTCCAGGCAGTCGAACAAATGGGGGCTGCCATTTCCCATGAAATTCGAAATCCGCTTACAGCTGCTACAGGTTTTGTTCAACTTCTGCAGGATGATTTCCTCCCGAAGCAAAAACAAAAGGAATACCTCGCCTTAGTTAAGGAAGAATTAAAAGCCGCGGAAAGGGTTATTCAGGATTATTTAACTTTTGCGAAACCATCCTTAGGGGCAATACAGGAATTGAATGTTAAAAAAGAACTACAGCAAGCCATTAAAATTCTTCAGCCGATGGCAAATCAGAATTCAGTCGAGATTTCTACTAATTTTTCAGCAGTCGGTTTTATTCAGGGCGATCAGCAGAAATTTCGCCAATGTTTCATAAACGTAATTAAAAATGCGATAGAATCTATGCCTGGCGGCGGATATCTTTCGATTGGCACCGAATTCTCCAGATATTTTGTCATAATAGATATAAAGGATACAGGAATCGGTATGACAAAGGAACAACTTGAGCGCCTAGGGGAACCCTATTATTCTACTAAAGGGTCAAAAGGAACAGGCCTTGGCATGATGGTGGTTTACAGTATAGTCCGAGCTTTGAATGGAAGCATAAAGGTTGAAAGTGCTGTGGGAACAGGCACGAGATTCCTTTTTAAATTCCCTTCCTCAAATCCAGCCTTTAAAGATAAATAG